From Rhopalosiphum padi isolate XX-2018 chromosome 2, ASM2088224v1, whole genome shotgun sequence:
TTGAACTTGTCCGGTGGACCATACTAAACGAAAGCATtcgttaattaaattttaacgggGTAATGTCCTGATAATGTGAAAAACTTATCTTAAGTCACAAGACTTATTTCCacttaagtgaaaatttcaatataGGCCCAACATTTATAAAAGGTGAAGACGGCAATGTAGACAATGTAGAAAAGGTAAATGGAGATTGTTATCGTATTTCAAACATAAACCTCAACTCATGGTTAAACATGACGTATGATACATGATGTATCAATTATGaagtatttcttataaaaaaaaaaaaacagcgttCTTTATGAAACACcctatatattcaaataatttagatCAGAGTTGTCCTCTGGGTCTGTGGTAAAACTtcgttttcatattatttgtaaataaacgagttttaaaataatctattggTAAACAATATACCAACTCTCCCATCCAATTTGCAGAGTTTTCAATACATGGATCACCACCAATGTACTATTATTGTCGAAATAGAGCTTCAATAAGTTCTTTTTATTCAAAGCTTTTCAAATCGTCTCAACTTAAATGAAACAGCAcagatttatttaatgaatatacaataaatatttttaaaaaaattgaattatttaataaaaattaaatttccattagttatacatttttatatattaattaatgaacaataaatattttttgaacccTTTTGCATTTcacaattaacatttaaaaataaattttatttaaatattagacatcaatgtttatttaacataaataattttacattcaaCTAACATTTAATTTCCattgttaatgtattttaaaaatatattataaacattgtttGACCCCTCTTGCAGttcacaattaatattaaataattattagaaactattattttatttcaattgataacaataagtattatttgtactattttttttataataaaactagctatgatatttttaaaaacaaaaatattctattaaagtAGTTTTTTTGGAAACCAGCAGGTCACCTTgccgtacataatatgtatatatagaggtatataatttatacgtttattttaataatttataactaattttacaCAACTTTCTTAGTTTTTCTTCCATAAGAACCTAAATGTCAACTGATAATAATCAAACTCCTCCTTTATCAATATTACTTTGGAACTCAAATGGATTAATCcacaataaaaatgaactacAACACTAACTCtacgacaaaaaaataaatatcgccCTAATTACAGAAACACACCTAACACCAACGAAACATTTCAACATACCAGGCTATACAACACACCGAACAGATCACCCCGATGGTACTGCACACGCTGGTACCGCGATCTTAATATCCACTACACTATTACACTACGCATTGCCGACATATCAAAAGATCTATATACAAGCTACAAATATCCAAATAGTACTTAACCATATCCCCATTACAATATCATCAATCTACTGCCCTCCTAATCAAAAAATAACACCACCTCGACTCCAAACATTCCTAAGAACACTTAATAATTCATTCATTATTGGCGGTGACTTTAATGCAAAGCATACCGCATTTGGATGTAGATCAAATAACCCTAGAGGCCAAActttttacaatacaattttaaataatcacctATCCTTCATTTCGCCTAGTGCCCCAACCTACTGGCCATCCCACACAAATAGTCACCCAGACGTACTAGATTTTTTCATAACCTTGCTACCAAaccacttaaataataatataagaaacctTGATGAACTGTCCAGTGACCACTCCCCAGTTCTACTCCACTTAGGTGGTAAACCAGAAAACGTAAACAACACTCTACACTCTagacaaattaatttcaatttattccaaaaaaaattagacgaatacatttcattaaatacCCGACTAAAAACTCGCGATGACATAGACAGCGCTTCACAATTCTTCATTACAACTATCCAAGAAGCAATAACCTTTTCACTATCAAATACGAATATACCAATAAAACCACaccaatatacttattttaccacagaatttaaaagatttaattaaaaaaaaaacgccaaGCTAGAAAAATTTGGCACCAAACCCACTACCCGGAGCACAAAcatgaattaaacaaattaacaaataaactgAAAAAAGATCTGCAAACCTTCAAAGCCAATCAATTCCACTCATTTTTATCATCACTTACGCCAGTTAATGGTTCCTTAtggaaatcaataaaaaaataaaaccaaaagaaAAGACGGAGTCCCCCCCTTAACAAATCCTAGCAACACTCTAGCCATAACCGACATATGAAAAAGCAAATTTATTCGGCAATCACCTATCAGAAAATTTTCCAACCCCACTCGGacacaaattacaatataacaacACACATAGAAAATGTCCAAACTTTTCTTAACAGTCCACTACCTATATCACTACCAGCTAAACCAGTCACACcacaagaaataaaatattatattactaaactaCACAACAAACAAAtctcaaaatactcaaaaaactaacaaataaaGCCATCCTTCTTTTGACTCACATATACAACACAATGCTCAGGTTATCATACATTCCCCCAATATGAAAAttctcaacaataatattaattgctaAGCCAGAAAAACCAAAGCATTTGGTAACCTCATACCGCCCGATAAGTTTACTACCGACACTAGGGAAACTTTtcgaaaaattatttcttaaaagaATAACCcctattattaaagaaaaaaacatcaTCCCAAATACTCAATTTGGATTCCGATCATATCATTCGGCAATCCACCAAATACATAGAATTACCGACAAAATATCATCGTCATTCGAAAAAAAAGAACACTGCCCCGGCGTTTTCCTTGACATTGCGCAAGCATTTGATTGCGTCTGGCATGACGGATTATTGTTcaaattaaaatcgttttctACCTGCTCCGTATTTCCTCATCCTAAAATCTTATCTTGAAGACCGATATTTCACcgttaaatttaacaattccTACTCTGCCTAACACAAAATCAAAGCGGGAGTACCCCAGGGAAGTGACCTATCacctatactctataatatctACACATCAGACATGCCCAAAACAAACCATACAACTCTAGCAATATATGCACACGATACCGCTATACTATCATCAAATAAAGACCCAAACATAGCCACCCACGATATACAATACCACTTAAATCTTATCTCCGATTGGACtcaaaaatggaaaattaaaataaacgaaaacaaatcagttcaaataaatttttctctgaaaaaaaaacgaatgtcCTCAACTTTTGCTCAATAATTCACCAATTACTATCCAAAATGTAACCAAATACCTCGGAGTTCATTTAGATAAAATACTTACCTGGGCCCAACACACAAAACAGAAAAGAAAACAATCAAACACACGTCTACATCTCCTCCGTCCATTATTGTCTCCctcaatgaatttaaaaaacaaaatattaatatacaagacGATTATTACCCCCCTCTGGTCATATGGTATCCAAATCTAGGGCCAAGCCAAACCTTCCAATATAAGACCCATACAGGCTTTCCAGTCTATTGTCTTAGACAAATAACCGGAGCCCCATGGTACATGACCAACGACGCACTACACAAAGATCTCCAAATCCCAACAGCCAACGAAATCACTACTCGTCACTACAAAAAGTTTAACTCTAAACTGCACTCGAACCCAAACCCTCTAATTTCCCGCATGTCCTCTATAACCATCCCCAACAATCCGCCGAGGAGGTTAAAAAGAAAATGGCCAAGAGACGCTCTTGCCTAACGGTCTCCATATGAACCCATCAAATTAAATAGGAGGTACTGTTGATGGACGGTTTTTCCCCCCTCAAGACATTCAAGtaatttaatacctatcatcaaatttacttattgtacaaattgtatagattgtaaatatgctttttaaacaaaaaaaaaaaaactattaccaTTAATGTGGTCTACTCCATTCGAATTGttgaatgaaaaaatgaaatatcatCCAGACTCCATGCCGAGGATTTAAAATTCTCTCAGACGACGGATATAGGCGTCGTTCATTTTATTAGCCAGCTAGTATACCAACGTTCGTCATATTAGCTCAGGCGCCCAGCGTAATGATTTCACGGGCCAATTATTTTACcgtttaatatcattatgttaCCTACgtatggatataatataatattttatatttcgtaaCAAAGATTTCGAGTATACTTTAATTTGTACAGTACCCATTTATACTTTTAGgtggttttttaaaattgtttttattgtttataatatttcaattatttcgaattaatttgaataatttaaaattaaaatataacgactaataaatacacatattataatgttaaattataatttaaataaaatttctagtgtataatatgttggtatattaatatgtaatagtatgtttatgtatattacagtatattacctacctataggaaattaattttatggttgatgataatatttttttcatattacacATTGCTTTTTGCGatgaatagaataatattaatataattccttattatatagtataatattagtgctcaaaatattattataaacatcgaAAAATACCAATCATACTAAAAttagttatgtaaaaatataatacatatataataatatttaaaacttgtaaagtaaattttaataaatattataattatatattatactatacaagtaCAATATAACTGTAAAAGGAACAAAATCtttcaaaatttgtttattattgtacctaaattACGCGTTAGTACACTGGTTATTCCGAGGGTTATTCTCTCTCAATTGCTTGGTAACGTACATAATATCACGAAAAtgcaaatatgtatattataataaactcaaccataaaatacaataatattgtattattatttttttttatattataataattcacttTAATAAAGATCTATCacttcactatattataatattgtttttaaatcaaccACCCATATCGTCTGTTTTGTTTTGGTACGTCAAATTTTTACATTACCAATGTATCCTCGAATGTatcttatttacttatttataatagtgataaattaataagtgttattagtaataacttagGTCTTAGGTGAAGTATATCACTATTATACTGCAGATTATGATCGCCTATTCTTCCTCCGATCCGTGTAATTTACAAGTATTTATGACCTGGTGAACCACTATACGGTATCATCAATCACGATACGTCGTACCTTATTTGAAgttttattatatcgtatttgaCCCttcgtgatataatattatgatttatgtttgaAGGTTTTGCTAGACTGGTCTTACCTTACATCAATTAATTAAGATACAGTTTCAAGAAAAActgagaattaaaatataatgtaaacctatatatttgcgcctatgtaattaaataggttttatttttatagtatactgAAATTACTGAATATACcaaggtaaattaaatattacaatgatcAAAAACTCAGAATCACTAGAACTACAAAATCCAAGTCTTAAccaatttgttttcaatactTAGTTTTCCATCTCAATCTAATATATCCATATTCCATAATAATCTTTTGAGTCACAGACCTCTAGAATCCTATAGATGTGGTCATGTggcactatatactatatagtacataCTCAACCCATATTAACCCATTACAATTGCCTACTTTGAATCAAATTCAGAAATGGAGAGAATTTGGGGGGCTTCCACAAATATCATAGGCTCATATTGGTATTTAGAATGTTAGCCACCACTGGAATTTTAGTGCATTTCCGCCTTTGCTTTAAATTCATTTTGTTTCTATAACATTTATAGGTTTATTGTTCGCAGTAATgggatattaaattttttaaattttttcaatagtACCATTTTTGGACAAAATAGTTTTGTTAATATCGGTTTATTTTCAACTGGAATATTTTTGAGCAAGTTATTTTCAGATAAAATGTGAGTGTGATTAttctttagataatatattttagcaacATTTTTTTcctaacaaattattttctgccatatgatttttgaaaaaaattgttactttATCATGAGAAATATAACCTTTTGTagtcaaataatatacaaatagaattaattacgagtacataatattgcatattattataacatacaatgtatttaattaaaaaatgtctattattgttatcaatttttttttttttatagtaatttaagaaTTATCTTCTGTGTCTTCGAAGATCATATTAAGTAAATCAGGTTTTAAACATTCTTCCACTTGAAGTTTATGCAATGTACCCCACTTAAGCAGCGTAGGTAAGAATTGCAACCTTATTCTTTTGTCCAATTTAAATGGATTGTCATTGTTATTTTTCCATCTGTAAGAAAAATAACACACATAATTCATTATTGACATTTCAATTtaactattgaaaaaatatatttattttatttatgtacaccaaagtattcatttttattcaagGTGCCaagtaaacattaatttatttgttactattttaatatcacGCTTATGTATTATGTGCAATTGTTAAATACACAGGAGTTAAATGCAAAAGGTCTTCTAATTTGAATtaagcatttatatttattaaatatttagtataatagatGAGATTGAATTTACTCTAATGATtggatataaatacaaaataaacatagtaatatttcttattttaccATGTACCAATACTATTTCACTAATTCAATATGTAATTTCTTTAAAAGTCTAATAACATGCACATTAACATTAAATTGACTTTATTAACAGTTAATAACaatgttacttttttttatatataattttttaactttttaataagaaattaaaaaaaaaaattgctgttaaagctatgatataatatattaaaatgataatgattgttacaatataataagttattatttcattataatacaactattaaatatttcttaatttcttgAATTCCATACATTTTCCATTTCTTTAAGGTTTTCTAATCAAgcaattattaaacatacattttcacttactttatattttttataattatattaacaattataacaaccaataaaacatacctacctacaaaattgtagttacatattataagacaattaaagtaaaaatgtttatgcctataaatttctttttattcccaaaacataatatattatgtttatacaaaattcaaaataatacatgttttcaattttttgtaacaatttgataattgatttaaaatgcataataaataataatataccaaaatctaagtataaatataacttaattattaattttaacaatatttagaaatttcattctaaacactttttttaaatagtttagtattttttaccTCTTTTAGTATTTTCTATTCTATAGGcactattttataatgatattagcaggtttattttgttgtaacgaGTAAAATGTTAAGCGAAAATGTACTGGTTTAGAACTTACTCTTCTCTTTTGCCAACTTGGGCGTATACAATATTTGTGTCACTTAGATATTCTTCATTGTGTTCAATCTGTTTCTTGATAACTGGATCagctagaaaaattaaataattgttaaatacaaaatattaaatgttaagtcAATCAATAAGACTTGTTGCTTTACAATCATGCCTGACAATAAACATGTATGCAATAATGATCGATCAGATACCTTCAACACAGTCTGAACACCAACTTTCACCGCTCTCGTTTGGCGTACCagtgaaaattacaaaaatctgCTGTTTGGATTCTTCAAGTGTTTTCATGAGCATAGTAAACTCTTCATAGTTCTTTGTATGGTGCAAGACGAccatattcaatatttcaaatagATTGATGTAATATTACACACGAAAAAACCTACAGCAAAACGACACGACTATATAGTATGTGGGAGTGTCATCAATCgacaattattatgaatgttatgatattattacgactaatattattattatttaattaaagtaataCGAGCGTTATCGTCACAGTATCACGAATTCACAATACTCGACTGACACGACAGTCGAGAACCGAGATGGGGTATCAGGTATAGGTATGTGaggtataaattatgaatatcttCGGAATCATCGACGTTTGTAATCACCGGCAGGACAGGTGGTTCATCTATACAAGTATTaggtgtatacatataatattacacatttacacgttacaaattacaatattcagcgtattttgttgttgttattgttttcgTCGTTATCTCCCGTGGTGATAGCGGCGACTTGGTGGGGAGCCATAAAGTGTTGTTAAGACCTTGGGAATGTTTGGATTACTGTGTGTTTCCCCCGCGTGTTGTCGACTGGGGTTATCAAAAAATTTTCGTACAAGAGAGAGAGACGACTGCGAAATTTTCTCTCCTCGTCCCATGCCATCCAGACATCAGTAGCCGTTTGTACGTGAGTGTGCGTGTGATAACATTCACTTCACACTGCGTCCAGCGGTGTaccagttttttattttttgcagatCTACATATGTTCTTTACGAACCCGtgagtaattaaaatttattgtttatattgtttaattaaattttttttttttaattggaaaacacattatatattaatgcaatagatttttaatcacACTCGATAATTGGTTCCACATTACCCGAGTCCCGACAGACCTCATAGCGCAACAATGTTATaacgttatattgttataataccaGAGCACTATTATATCATCAATCGTCATTATTTTAACGAATCACCAGTGAATACACGTAGgtgaattttaatagtttattccTTCTACTTCTCTTCAGTCACGTCTGCATTAATTCACATTGCATcagttttttaagattttattttttattattgtgtacattaGACTACCATATTTtgttgttcaaaaaattatatgtagataatatatatatatttaaaatatatacatatttgagtACGCGGCACTTAGCTCAGTTCTTGATGTCATCATTCTCAATCAGTTCCGGTCGCCACACGTTGTATGGTACCAAAGACAACTTGGTGGACCAAGACTTTAATTGGCAttgttataataactttaaCAACCATCAAAAGGTTCGTTATATACTACCCACAACTGGAAATGCAAAACTGTCTTAGGcattaacattttaatctaACATATGTTGGTAATGATTTCTACAGTTCTTGAGACTTGATGTGCTTCGAAATTGGATATGTTGCAGCCTAATTTTCTTCATGCATGAATGGATTGATTTCAGTtggtttatgataaataataataggtctTATGACGCaaaaaacaactatttattgattgttgaagtattttttttaacatataatatatataaatacatatttagttaacaacatagaaatttaaaaacaatatttgaggTGTGGTTAACTCATACCAAATACCTACATACATAACCATGGTCAGTgagttattttaaactaatttttaactacaatcaatttattatataaacaatttcagGTGGTCTTCTCAAACCTGttgttgttaaaatgtttttctaatCAAGCGTTAAATATCTAATTAGACTAAGTGACTAATAAACTAGttctaaaatgtttttagacattttaatgcATTAGTAGTTTCttattactgaaaataatacctacggtgttggtatttaaatatacataagtttattgacattaaaaatttaatagtgAAGTaacttcatatattttattttttagaagtgCAATAACATGTCGCAGTGCGACGTTACAGAAGCTGGTGTCCCACTCAACTCTCCTGCTTTTCTTTCTTGGCGTAAACTTCAATTAAGTAGAGCTAAGCTCAAGGCGTCTAGCAAAACATCAGCGCTTTTATCAGGTTTTGCTATGGtatgtcaaaatataaattgattaaaaacttaattattattgataaaataattttctataggtGGCAATGGTAGAGATGCAAATTAGCGATGATTCTAAAGTACCAGAAGGAATGCTTGTTGCATTTGCTGTATGTACCACTCTACTAGTTGCTGTTCATATGTTAGCTCTAATGATAAGTACATGTATTTTACCAAACATTGATGCTGTATGTAATCTCCATTCGGTAAGTCTCGTACATGAAGCTCCACATGAACGTCTACATTGGTACATAGAAACTGCATGGGCATTTTCAACACTTCTTGGTCTTCTATTGTTCCTAGCAGAAATCGCCATACTATGTTGGGTCAAATTTTACGATATATCTAAATATGCAGCATGGTCTGctgttattatgttaattccAGTTCTAGTGATATTTTTAGCATTTGCTATACACTTCTATCAATCTATGGTAGCCCATAAATATGAAGTGACTGTGAGTGGCATTAGACAATTAGAACTTCTAAAAGAACAAATTGAAGCAGGAGACTTGGAACGCACAAATGGATTGTTACTGAATACACCAGGCACACAAATTGTTTGACAGTGCCATCAAATGAGACAAAAGTCCTAAGTAAccgtttagtttttaaaatacaatttataatggtgctttattaaacaaaatttaaaaaatatgttcactTGATGATTTACAATATTTGACTTATTATCTTGACTGttgatctatacattttttttttactatttgccATATTTCTTACCTatcctataaattaattttgttattataaagttttaatgaatacAAGTTAcacatagtatatactatatattatattttatattatttttcattacaccGCTCAATATTTCCTAGACTAATAATgaagtttaagttttttattaaattgtaaatattttacattatttgtaatataatttttatcaccagtctacaaattaaacattatttagtaACTATGTTATTATGTCTTCTATAACTGACTATTTGCAGTCATTGGCCTTTGATCAAGTATGTTACatgaaaataaagaatattataatcatactaATTCACTAAAAGGCTACCCTAGGTATTagttgtactatattattatgctaattttatacaatttaataagttttataagaACTTCAGATTGGATTAGtgtgtttaattataacataatatattaggtaaagCATGATTTTAGTCTGTAATATTTaccatgtatttttattatcattatttatcaatGGATATTTTCTGATCGTCTTCTACACAAAAAAAGATTTAtagcatttgtttttattattcaactcataataatttttttttattattattattattgttattattattatttttttttacttatacattgtttttattttaatgtgattttattattttactttcaatattataatattgttgttcagATAGttttctgttatattatatgtgcataatatatatttatttataag
This genomic window contains:
- the LOC132920840 gene encoding thioredoxin domain-containing protein 17-like, with product MVVLHHTKNYEEFTMLMKTLEESKQQIFVIFTGTPNESGESWCSDCVEADPVIKKQIEHNEEYLSDTNIVYAQVGKREEWKNNNDNPFKLDKRIRLQFLPTLLKWGTLHKLQVEECLKPDLLNMIFEDTEDNS
- the LOC132920839 gene encoding calcium release-activated calcium channel protein 1 isoform X1, which produces MSSFSISSGRHTLYGTKDNLVDQDFNWHCYNNFNNHQKKCNNMSQCDVTEAGVPLNSPAFLSWRKLQLSRAKLKASSKTSALLSGFAMVAMVEMQISDDSKVPEGMLVAFAVCTTLLVAVHMLALMISTCILPNIDAVCNLHSVSLVHEAPHERLHWYIETAWAFSTLLGLLLFLAEIAILCWVKFYDISKYAAWSAVIMLIPVLVIFLAFAIHFYQSMVAHKYEVTVSGIRQLELLKEQIEAGDLERTNGLLLNTPGTQIV
- the LOC132920839 gene encoding calcium release-activated calcium channel protein 1 isoform X2, whose amino-acid sequence is MSQCDVTEAGVPLNSPAFLSWRKLQLSRAKLKASSKTSALLSGFAMVAMVEMQISDDSKVPEGMLVAFAVCTTLLVAVHMLALMISTCILPNIDAVCNLHSVSLVHEAPHERLHWYIETAWAFSTLLGLLLFLAEIAILCWVKFYDISKYAAWSAVIMLIPVLVIFLAFAIHFYQSMVAHKYEVTVSGIRQLELLKEQIEAGDLERTNGLLLNTPGTQIV